In Leuconostoc kimchii IMSNU 11154, the DNA window TGACCTGTGTTGCTTTTATTCAAACCTACATTTCCTCTGGTGATTTAACACCTAACAAACGTAAGCTCTCTGACAAAACGATTGTAACGGACTCGACTAATGCCAGCCTAGCATTTAATTGGGCATCATCTGCTAAGATTTTTGAATTAGCATAATACTTATTAAATGTTCGTGCTAATGTTAACGCATACTTGGCAATGATACTTGCCTCTCGTTGTTGCCAAGCACGTTGAACGGCTGTTGGGAAGGCATTGAGTGTTGTGATAATATCCCAAGTATCAGCGTCATTTAAGTTCAGATCATCCCCAATTTTAGTGACATCAGCTTTACGCAAAATAGACTTTGCACGCGCATTCGTATACTGAACATAGGGGCCAGTATCCCCTTCAAAACGGACAACTTCTTCTAAATTAAAATCAAAATTATTTGTTCGATCATTCATCAAATCATGGAACACAACCGCTCCAGCACCAACTTGTTCGGCTACGACTTCTTTATTTTTTAATGCAGGGTTTTTTTCTTGAATTTGTTTTAGAGCTAAATCATGCGCATCATCTAACACGTCTTTTAACAAGACAACATCACCTTTACGCGTTGACATTTTCTTACCGTTAAAGGTAATTAATCCAAATGAAATATGTTCAACATCGTCAGCCCAATCAAATCCCATAAGTGACAATACTGCTTTCATTTGCACAAAATGCTCACGTTGTTCGCCACCAACCACATACAATGATTTAGCAAAACGATAAGTCTCTTTACGGTATACTGCTGCCGCCAAATCACGTGTCATGTACAAAGTTGCGCCGTCAGAACGCTTTATCATAGCAGGCGTCAAGTTGTCATTAATCGAAGATAAGTCAACAATCTGTGCACCTTGTGATTTAACCAAAAGTTTTTTGTCTGATAACATATCAACAACTTTATCCATTTTATCATTATAAAATGCTTCACCGTTGAAAGAATCGAATTCAATGTCTAAACGATCATAAATGGCAGTGAACTCTTTTAATGATTCAGCACGAAACCATTGCCATAGTTTGTGCGCTTCTTGGTCACCATTTTCTAATTTTTTAAACCAAGCGCGTCCCTCATCATTTAGACTGTCATCATCCTGAGCTTTTTCGTGAAATTCAACGTAGTAACGTAACAGCGTCGCAATGGGGTCGGCTTTCACCTCTGCTTCGTTTCCCCATGTTTTATAAGCATAAATCAACTTACCAAATTGCGTGCCCCAATCACCCAAATGATTGATTTTTACAGGAACATAGCCATTTTTTGCTGTAATATTTGCCAACGCATTCCCGATGACAGTTGACCGTAAATGTCCCATTGACATTGGCTTAGCAATGTTAGGTGATGACATATCAATTGTCACATTAGCACCGTTACCTGTCGTATGACTGCCAAAATTAGCTTGTTCAGTCAGAATTTTCTCTAATGTATGCCGTGAAGTGACCTGTTTATCTAAGAAAAAGTTGATATATGGTCCGGTTGCAACGACCTTTTCAAAACCTTCTTGATCAATTTCAGTCACTAGTGCCGCCGCAATTTGTTGTGGCGCTTGATGCCGTGTTTTTGCTAACGTAAAAGTTGGGAAAGCAACATCACCCAGATCAGTGGATTTTGGTGCTTCTAATTTCTCAGAAATTTGTTCTAAGGTGAAATCCGGTAATACTTTTTGTAGCGCTGAAACAACTCGTTTGTTTTCTAACATCTTCTTTATTCCTTTTTTCTATTATACCGTATTTGGTTCATTAAATAAAAAACACGCCTCTTGTCAAAAATAACAAGGGACGAGTTCTTTACCCGCGGTACCACTCTAATAGCTTTCGCCACTCAATAATATAAAATTAACTTAGTATACGCGATGTGTTATCTATGGCCTGACTTCCACCCTCTCAGACTCGCTAAACAAAGATTTTATTTACTCTTCTACATCAGCTTTCTTTTCAGGCGCTGGTGCATGCTTAATGACCTCAATTTCATCCATTCTTACAACAGCACGATGATTCATTTCATTCACTGTTGGTTGATCAGAAGGATCATTTTCTGTAATTTCAACTAATAACGCATTTTCATATATTTTTTCCACTTGTCCAGTAAATGGTTTTTCTAAATTACCATAAGCTGGTGCAAGTAAGACATCACCAATATTAAACTTTGAGGCCTTGCTTTCTTCTTCGTCTGCCATTTTTTCAGCGTGTTAAGTTTTTAAACCCACAATCTAAGTTAAGCATGCTAATTGCAATTAGTTCAAACATAAAACTATCAACTCAGTCAGGCAAACATTAACACATTTCCTCCTGTAAAGAATGTGTAATACCATATTCTATCACAATTAGCGTACTATTTCAATGCACTAATACGTTTTATAATATCACGTGCTATTTCTATTTTAGAAGCTTTACCCAACGCCTCTGGTTCATGATCTGGCATAAGAATGGTAACAGCATTATTATCTGAAGAAAATCCACTATCTGCTTGACCCACATCGTTGACCACTAACATATCAGCATGCTTTTTAGCTAATTTATCTTGGCCGTAGGTCACAATATTTTGTGTTTCAGCTGCAAAACCGACTACAATTTGTTGCTCAGTTTTGTCATACCCAACAGCCTTCAAAATATCTGGATTTTGCGTAAGTTCAAGAATCAAACCCGTATCTGACTGTTTTTTAATTTTGTGTTCAGCCAAATGCGCCGCTTTAAAATCAGAAACTGCTGCTGCACCAATAAAAATATCCATGTCAGGAAATAGACGGCGTGTTTCTTTATACATATCTTGGGTCGAATCAACTTGTATCTTTTTTACGCCAAAAATATCACCACGATCAACTGTTGTAATCAGGAAGACATGTGCACCATTTTCTACCGCCGCCTGCGCCAAAGCGTAGCCCATTTTACCACTGGATCGATTTGTTAAATATCTAACAGGGTCAAGTGCTTCACGTGTTCCTCCGGCGGTAATCAGGACTTTCTTTCCTACGAGCTGTCCTGATTTTGCGCGCAATCGAATAGTTGCTTGTTGTAAAATATCACTTGGTTCTGGTAATCTTCCCTTTGCTTCATAACCTTCGGCCAAAAAGCCAGTTACTGGTGAAATGACTAACCAGCCATCTGCTGATAAAATGTCCATATTACGCACTACTGCTGCATTGCGCAACATCACATCGTTCATTGCTGGTGCGATGATTTTATCAGCAGATGATGCCATAATGGTGGCAGTGACTGCATCATCTGCCAAACCTTGTGCAATTTTTCCAATTAAATTAGCTGTTGCTGGCACAACAAAAATAAGGTCTGCCCACTTAGCCCATTCAATATGAATAACCTCTGCCGACTGGTCAGCGGAAAATAAATCTGTTAACACCTCATGCCCTGATAAAATAGCTAAAGTCTTGCTAGTAATAAATTCTTGTGCTGATCTTGTCATACCAACACGCACTTGTGCGCCTGATTTGACTAGTAGTCTGATTAAAGTAGCAGTTTTATAGGCCGCTACACTACCCGAAACCATCACTAAAACATTTTTCCCTTTATACATTATGCCTCACAATTCATCACCTATTTAGTTGACACTGGTTGCTGCACCTGCACGCCTTTGTGACTTAATATAATCGATTGCAATGACGAGCGCGACGACAGTTGTTGTCATCGACTCCTCTATCACGGTGATATCATATGTACTTGTCATTTTCAACCATCGTTGGTCCACACGACCAATAACCTGTTCATCTTTTAGAATGGCAAAATTCATATCCAAAATATTCCCATCAACTGTTATCCCTAATCCATCAATGTGATATTTTGGCCTAAAAAAAGTAAGTTGCTTTTTTATCACAATTTCTTCTGGCAAATCATCAACCGTCAAATAGAATTGTGGCAAAATAGTCCACAATTTATGCGTTAAGCGCGCGACACCTTTTTTGTGTCCATCAAAAACATCAAAATATTTTGGTACTTTAAGCCAACTACCAACAACTGAATAAGCACTATTGCCATATTCATCTGTGACTTCAAACACACCTTTTAATGAAAATAGTTTCTGTTTCATTAAAAAATGTGTCATTATTTTAGACCCTTTTCAAGTAATTTGCCGGCAATGGGTAATTGACCCAACTGATCAATATGCTTACTATCAACAACAACTAAATTAGCTGAAGACTCAGACAGCGTCGTAAAAGCATTAATTGATTGGTTTTGAAAATACTTATCATCAGCGCCCGCCAGCCCTGCTTGCACCGTGTCAATTCGGTACCGTTCCGCATCAGCTCTTGTTTGCGTTGCATTGGCTTCAGCCTTAGCAGTTGCCATTAACGCGTCGTTTGTTGCTTTAGTTGTTAACTCAATCGAACGTGCTTGACCTTCTGCTTTTGCAATTGTAGCCACGCGTTCACGATCCGCTGTTAGTTGTTTGTCCATCGCTTCTTGAATAGACGTTGATGGTCTCAGTTCATCAATATTAATACGATCGACATTAATACCATATGTATTTGTCAAATCACCAATAGCATCAGCCAACTGGACATTTATTTTTGTCGTTGATCCCAATGCCTCATTTAACTCCATACGACCAATAATATCTCTTAAATGACCTCGCACTAATTGCGCCATCGATTCAACAGAATCCGTATTTTCATACATGTATTTCATCGCATCGGTTACATGATAGTTTAACGTCACACTCGCTTTAATATCAGCATTGTCAGCCGTGATGACCGAATAATCAGGTAATCGTAGTGGCCGCATAGCTAAACTGACATTACGTATTGTTTGGAAAAATGGTATATAGAAATGTAGTCCTGCCTCTTTTCGACGACTATATTTTCCCAATGTTTCAACTAATCCCGCATTATTTTGTGGCACGATTCTAAAAAATAGCATGTCATTCTCCCTCATTAACAGCCTGTTAAGCCAGATACATGGTTTACTTTAGTTCCCTTAACGTTAAAATATTGCCATTTGCTTCTATGACAACATATTGTGCTGCTATGTTAGCCACCGTCGCATTGTCAATTAAATAGCGATAATAAATACCAGAAATTTTGACCAATCGACTGGTTAAGTCAAAATTCTCACCTGATATGACTTGACCAACAAATTGCCGGTCCTCAAATGTTTTTGGTTGTAATCCCTCCTCTAGTAATTTTGTTAAATAATTATTCAGTGAACGTCCCTCCATATCGGCATGTTCGACCAGTGCCTCATGTAATTTAGGATCAATCCTTAAAGGAATTTTGCCAGACTTTTTATGTAATTCAGTCATTTCTTTCTTCATATCTTAATGATATCATGTTTTCATCAATTTGTCCGTCATATCCAAGATAACAAATTTCGTTGCAAATACTAAAAAGATGCCACTTGCCATAAATTAAACTTAACGGACTCGGAATCTCACTATTTTGTTAAATTGATATAACTGTTTAATTCTGATATTGTTTCACAACTGCATAATCGCCAATATAGGGCTCATCAACACCATTGATCTTTTGATATGGATCTTCACCCTTACCAGCAACAATCACAATATCCTTTTCCGTGGCCTGTGAAATCGCCTGATTAATTGCCTGAATACGATTCATCTCAAAATGGACTTCTAGTGTTTCGCTAGTAATATGGCTGGCAATTTCTTTAGCAATTACCATTGGTGATTCAAACTGTGGATCATCAGCTGTCAAATAGACCACGTCTGCCAATTCAGATACCACACGACCAAAGTCAGCACGACGAGAAACACCCTTATTACCTGGTGATCCAACAACAACTAATACACGTCCCTCAGGATACTGATTTTGCGCAAAACGTAACAACGCATGCATGGAGGCATAATTGTGCGCATAGTCAACAAAAGTAACACCATGTCCTGAAATTGGTAAGCTCAACATGCGGCCAGGTATAAATACCTCATCCAAGCCACGAATCATATTGTCATGACTCGCACCCGCAAGAGCTGACATAATTAATGCTGCCATCGCATTTGACTCGTTAAAATCACCCGGCAAATTCAAGCGATAGTGCCCAGCTAGTGCCTTTAAGTCACTCGGTAAGACTGTTAATCGACTTTCGTGAATGGCACTTTCTTGTGATGTATAGGTATAAGCACCACCTTTACCAGCTAAACTATAGGTATAAACTAGATCATGTGTTTGTTTTGCATGTGTCATAATCTCGCTCAAATGGTCACTTTCAGCATTAATTATCACTTGATCTGAATGATCAAATAGCATCAATTTATGTGCTAGATAATCTTCAAAGGTTGGATGCTCATTTGGCCCGATATGATCTGGTGAAATATTTAAAAATGCGCCTACATTGTATCTTAGTCCGTAAACACGCTGCTTTAAATAGGCCTGAGAACTGACTTCCATAACTAAATGTGTCATACCATTATCAACTGACCGGCGCATATCTTTAAATAGCTCATAAGATTCTGGCGTCGTCAAATCCGATTTTTTCTTATCTTCAGAATTATTTCCCGTAATCCTATCAACAGTTGAAAATAATGCAACATGCTTATCTGTTGTATTTTTCAAAATATTGTACGCCATATACGCTGCTGTTGTTTTACCTTTGGTTCCAGTAAACGCACCAATCCACAAATCATGTTGAGGATAACCAAAAAAGGCCATGGATAATATTGACAAAGCCTTTTGGACATCTGTAACTTGCCATTGTGGCAAGGAGACATCAAGACGTGTCTCGGTTACTAACCCAGAAACGCCATCTGTCTGCGTTAAATATTCTGGCCGAAACGCACCCTTGACAACAAAGAGTGTATTTGCTTTAACTTGGCGCGTATCATAGTGCAAAAAATCAAACGTTTGTGTTACTTCTGGTTTAGATACCAACAAATGTTCGTCATTTAATAGCTGTTGAATTGTTTCGCTTGATAGTTTCATACTATCAATTATACAAAAAAAATCATCAGTCTGTCAGTTGAATTTTTATTTTACCTTATAATTCATATGCCTCTTCATACAAATTGGTTACCAAATCAAGCCAGTATTGTGGATTTAGTGGTTCCCCTGTGGCATTTTCTAATATTTCGTTAGGATCAACGGTGCCACCATAGCGCCAAATATGTTCCTGTCGCCAATTAAAAATGGGTGAATAATCACCAGATTCAAAAATCGACTTAAAATCAAGTGTTTTCGTCATTGTAGCTTTGAATTGTGCAGCGTACAAATGTCCTAATGCATAACTCGGAAAATAGCCAAAAGAGCCCCCAGCCCAATGAATATCTTGTAAAATACCTGTTAAATCATCTGGTATGTCTAATCCTAGATATTCTTGATATTTTTCACGCCAAAGGGTTGGCAAGTCAGCAATATCAACTTGATCATTAAAAATCGCTTTTTCAATTTCATATCGAATTATAATGTGTAAAGGATAGGTTAGTGGATCGGCTTCTGTTCGCGTGAAAGTTGCCTCTGTTTTTAACCACGCCTTATAAAAAGTATCCGTATCAATATCATCTAGTGTTGGCGCAAAAGTTGCTTGCATTTTTGGATATTCCACATCCCAAAATTCTCTCGATCGGCCAATCATAACCTCATTAAATAGTGATTGTGATTCATGGATGCTCATACTAATTGGCAAGACTGACCGGACGTCATCATATTTCGGATCAACATTTTGCTCGAATGTCCCATGACCCGCTTCATGGAAAATACCTAAAATAGCCATTTGAAAGTTGTTTTCATCCCAACGTGTCGTGATACGTGCGTCGTCGCGATTCAATGCCTCCATAAACGGATGAATCGTATCATCTAAGCGACCTTTATCCAAATTATATCCTAGTCGTTGTACCGCTTCTAACGCATAACGTCGTTGCTTTGCTTTTGGAATTTTTCGAAACAAGAATGAATCATCCGATTTTACAACACTTTTAGCCAAACGCTGGCGTAATTCTGTCAATCCTACCTTGACTTGTTCGAAAATACTATCTAATTTTTCAACGGTCAGTCCTGGTTCATACTGGCTTAACAAAACATCATAAGGTGTTTTTTCGCCTTTCTGCCATAGTGGTATAAACTGTTTCAAATAATCAATAATGCGCCCAAGGTGAGGTTGAAATATATTATAATCATTTGCTTCACGAGCTTGCGCCCAGAAATCTTGTGCTTCAGATAATGTTTTTTGAAACGCAATATAATCTTGTTCAGGAATTTTGCCAGTCAAATCAAAATCTTTTTGCGCCTTATCTAAAATCAGTTGACCAAAACTATCAAGGGATGCCGAATCAGCCGATAATGATTCTAGTATATGCTGCCGGTCTTTCCCTGTTGAAATTTCAAACAGCTTTTTAGCTAGATAGGCATCAATTTCTGATCGAAAGTGGCCACTATCTTTTGGCATACCCGTTAAAGCATCCCACCCAGACAATTCAGCAAGTTGCGTCAGCTGTGTCTGTTCTTTAACCGAATCCATTAAATCCTGTTGTGACGTCATATACTACTCCTAAAACTAAATTTTAATTATAAATATTTTATCACTTACTCATCTGATTTAAAAGGTAATGCGAGATTTTATAGTCTGTAACCATTCTTTTTCATTGTGCACTGTCCTATACTATGGCATAATAATGATAATATAAGAGGTTTATGGATTATGAAAATGAAAGATATATTACAAGATGAGTCACTTCAAAATATTCAATTTGCTGCAGGTGTTGGTGGCTCGTATCGTGACGTAACACAGATTAGCATGATTGACATGCCAGATATGCTTGATGCCTTGTATGATGGTCAATTATTGGTTACGACAGGTTTTTATTTTCACGAAAATCAGGACCTTCTCAAGAATTTAGTGATCAATATGCATAAAATTCACGGTGCAGGTATTGTTATCAAACAAAGTGCTCACTTAAAAAATTTATCGAATGATGTCACCCAATTAGCAAATAAATTAAACATGCCCATTCTTTGGTCACCAGAACACAAGGAGCTATCTCTGACTGTTAAACAGTTTACTCAGGCAATGTGCACAATACAAAACTTCGAATTAAAACAAATCATCGCGATTAATCAGCAATTATCTGAATTAAATGCTAAAAATATCACCTATCAACATTTGCTCGATCAAAGTGCTAAAATTTTAAATACGCCGCTTGTGCTGCTTGATTCTCATTTCAGAGCACGATACGCCAGCAATCAATGGTTGACTCAGCGTGATACTTTAACGCATTTTTTGCGTCATGAGTCGCATATTGATTATCTCAACCTGACCAAACCGACACAGGTCCGTCTTTATCAAGAGACCATTGATATTTTACCTATTTTTTCTGCTTTAAACGAGAATAAAGCTTTTGCTGCCTTTATCGTTAATCAATCCGACTCGTCTGATTTTCAAATACTCAAAAGACAACAAGTCGTCAATACTTTGGGGTTAGCGAACTCACGTACCGATTTATTGAACGAAACTGCCTTTCGTAACCGCTCAGAATTTTTTCTAAATGTCATGCAAAATAGTTTAAGTCCTTCAGCTATTAGTCACTACCTACAAGATACCCATATCAATGATAATCAATACTATCATGTCGCCATCATAGAATTCGTCCAAAAAGATACCACAATTGAATCACGACAATTTGAAATTAGACAGCAACTGACACGTTGGTATATAACGGAATATCAGTCACCTGTACTGATATTTTCATATCAACAACAATTAGTTTTGCTAGTAGCTGAAGAAATTAATATAAGCGTATTTTTACAGGCACTTACTTCATTTTTAAATCAACAAAAAAGCCTTCACCACAAGTTTACCATTGGTTTCTCTAAACTTGCTGAAACAATTTATTCACTATCAGATTTATACGAACAAGCGAATCATGCCTTACAACTAACTTCCAGTGCACACCCGTTGATGGTTTTCAGGCCAAAAAACGCACAAGGCTTACTAAACTTACTGCCAAAAACAGAAACACATGCCTTTATCGAAAAGACATTAGGTGGTATCCTTAGTAACCCCGAACTACTCAATACATTAAAAACTTACATAATACTTCACCAAAATGTCACAGCCGTCTCATTAAATTTATTTGTGCATCGTAATACTGTGACTTATCGTTTAAAACGCATCAGTGTCTTACTAGACGTAAATTTAGAAATGCCTGACGTATTAGCCGATATTCAATTAGCACTTTTACTCCTCTAATTTTGTGCTATATGCACAAAATTCAGATGATATTTTGTTAATTAAACACGATTTTTATAATGATAATCGTGCTAGCATTGTAATCAATAACTTTTAATAAGTACTCAGTTTATTTGGAGGATGATTATGATAAATTACACAGATTTAGCAACAAATGCTGATGGTACAAAACGCGGGCTCAAGAAAAAGCACGTCCAAATGATTGCCATTGGCGGCACGATTGGCACTGGTTTATTCCTAGGCGCAGGTAATTCAATTGCTAAGACCGGGCCTTCAATTCTCCTGGTTTATGCGGTTTTAGGTGCCTTTTTCTTTCTCATGATGCGTGGTATCGGTGAAATGCTTTATGCAGATCCTTCGCAACACACATTTGTATCCTTTATCAGTAAGTATGTTGGTCGCGGCGCTGGATATTTTGCCGGATGGTCCTATTGGATTGGCTTAACTTTTGTTGCAATGGCTGAACTAACTGCTGTTTCTACTTACGTTAAATTTTGGTTCCCACATTGGCAAACTTGGATCATTCAAGTTTTATTTTTACTTACACTAACACTTGTCAACCTCGTTGCA includes these proteins:
- a CDS encoding PucR family transcriptional regulator, whose amino-acid sequence is MKMKDILQDESLQNIQFAAGVGGSYRDVTQISMIDMPDMLDALYDGQLLVTTGFYFHENQDLLKNLVINMHKIHGAGIVIKQSAHLKNLSNDVTQLANKLNMPILWSPEHKELSLTVKQFTQAMCTIQNFELKQIIAINQQLSELNAKNITYQHLLDQSAKILNTPLVLLDSHFRARYASNQWLTQRDTLTHFLRHESHIDYLNLTKPTQVRLYQETIDILPIFSALNENKAFAAFIVNQSDSSDFQILKRQQVVNTLGLANSRTDLLNETAFRNRSEFFLNVMQNSLSPSAISHYLQDTHINDNQYYHVAIIEFVQKDTTIESRQFEIRQQLTRWYITEYQSPVLIFSYQQQLVLLVAEEINISVFLQALTSFLNQQKSLHHKFTIGFSKLAETIYSLSDLYEQANHALQLTSSAHPLMVFRPKNAQGLLNLLPKTETHAFIEKTLGGILSNPELLNTLKTYIILHQNVTAVSLNLFVHRNTVTYRLKRISVLLDVNLEMPDVLADIQLALLLL
- a CDS encoding SPFH domain-containing protein, giving the protein MLFFRIVPQNNAGLVETLGKYSRRKEAGLHFYIPFFQTIRNVSLAMRPLRLPDYSVITADNADIKASVTLNYHVTDAMKYMYENTDSVESMAQLVRGHLRDIIGRMELNEALGSTTKINVQLADAIGDLTNTYGINVDRINIDELRPSTSIQEAMDKQLTADRERVATIAKAEGQARSIELTTKATNDALMATAKAEANATQTRADAERYRIDTVQAGLAGADDKYFQNQSINAFTTLSESSANLVVVDSKHIDQLGQLPIAGKLLEKGLK
- a CDS encoding LURP-one-related/scramblase family protein, with the protein product MKQKLFSLKGVFEVTDEYGNSAYSVVGSWLKVPKYFDVFDGHKKGVARLTHKLWTILPQFYLTVDDLPEEIVIKKQLTFFRPKYHIDGLGITVDGNILDMNFAILKDEQVIGRVDQRWLKMTSTYDITVIEESMTTTVVALVIAIDYIKSQRRAGAATSVN
- the argS gene encoding arginine--tRNA ligase, whose translation is MLENKRVVSALQKVLPDFTLEQISEKLEAPKSTDLGDVAFPTFTLAKTRHQAPQQIAAALVTEIDQEGFEKVVATGPYINFFLDKQVTSRHTLEKILTEQANFGSHTTGNGANVTIDMSSPNIAKPMSMGHLRSTVIGNALANITAKNGYVPVKINHLGDWGTQFGKLIYAYKTWGNEAEVKADPIATLLRYYVEFHEKAQDDDSLNDEGRAWFKKLENGDQEAHKLWQWFRAESLKEFTAIYDRLDIEFDSFNGEAFYNDKMDKVVDMLSDKKLLVKSQGAQIVDLSSINDNLTPAMIKRSDGATLYMTRDLAAAVYRKETYRFAKSLYVVGGEQREHFVQMKAVLSLMGFDWADDVEHISFGLITFNGKKMSTRKGDVVLLKDVLDDAHDLALKQIQEKNPALKNKEVVAEQVGAGAVVFHDLMNDRTNNFDFNLEEVVRFEGDTGPYVQYTNARAKSILRKADVTKIGDDLNLNDADTWDIITTLNAFPTAVQRAWQQREASIIAKYALTLARTFNKYYANSKILADDAQLNARLALVESVTIVLSESLRLLGVKSPEEM
- a CDS encoding carboxypeptidase M32; amino-acid sequence: MTSQQDLMDSVKEQTQLTQLAELSGWDALTGMPKDSGHFRSEIDAYLAKKLFEISTGKDRQHILESLSADSASLDSFGQLILDKAQKDFDLTGKIPEQDYIAFQKTLSEAQDFWAQAREANDYNIFQPHLGRIIDYLKQFIPLWQKGEKTPYDVLLSQYEPGLTVEKLDSIFEQVKVGLTELRQRLAKSVVKSDDSFLFRKIPKAKQRRYALEAVQRLGYNLDKGRLDDTIHPFMEALNRDDARITTRWDENNFQMAILGIFHEAGHGTFEQNVDPKYDDVRSVLPISMSIHESQSLFNEVMIGRSREFWDVEYPKMQATFAPTLDDIDTDTFYKAWLKTEATFTRTEADPLTYPLHIIIRYEIEKAIFNDQVDIADLPTLWREKYQEYLGLDIPDDLTGILQDIHWAGGSFGYFPSYALGHLYAAQFKATMTKTLDFKSIFESGDYSPIFNWRQEHIWRYGGTVDPNEILENATGEPLNPQYWLDLVTNLYEEAYEL
- the murE gene encoding UDP-N-acetylmuramyl-tripeptide synthetase; this translates as MKLSSETIQQLLNDEHLLVSKPEVTQTFDFLHYDTRQVKANTLFVVKGAFRPEYLTQTDGVSGLVTETRLDVSLPQWQVTDVQKALSILSMAFFGYPQHDLWIGAFTGTKGKTTAAYMAYNILKNTTDKHVALFSTVDRITGNNSEDKKKSDLTTPESYELFKDMRRSVDNGMTHLVMEVSSQAYLKQRVYGLRYNVGAFLNISPDHIGPNEHPTFEDYLAHKLMLFDHSDQVIINAESDHLSEIMTHAKQTHDLVYTYSLAGKGGAYTYTSQESAIHESRLTVLPSDLKALAGHYRLNLPGDFNESNAMAALIMSALAGASHDNMIRGLDEVFIPGRMLSLPISGHGVTFVDYAHNYASMHALLRFAQNQYPEGRVLVVVGSPGNKGVSRRADFGRVVSELADVVYLTADDPQFESPMVIAKEIASHITSETLEVHFEMNRIQAINQAISQATEKDIVIVAGKGEDPYQKINGVDEPYIGDYAVVKQYQN
- a CDS encoding toxin-antitoxin system HicB family antitoxin, translating into MTELHKKSGKIPLRIDPKLHEALVEHADMEGRSLNNYLTKLLEEGLQPKTFEDRQFVGQVISGENFDLTSRLVKISGIYYRYLIDNATVANIAAQYVVIEANGNILTLRELK
- the coaBC gene encoding bifunctional phosphopantothenoylcysteine decarboxylase/phosphopantothenate--cysteine ligase CoaBC, translated to MYKGKNVLVMVSGSVAAYKTATLIRLLVKSGAQVRVGMTRSAQEFITSKTLAILSGHEVLTDLFSADQSAEVIHIEWAKWADLIFVVPATANLIGKIAQGLADDAVTATIMASSADKIIAPAMNDVMLRNAAVVRNMDILSADGWLVISPVTGFLAEGYEAKGRLPEPSDILQQATIRLRAKSGQLVGKKVLITAGGTREALDPVRYLTNRSSGKMGYALAQAAVENGAHVFLITTVDRGDIFGVKKIQVDSTQDMYKETRRLFPDMDIFIGAAAVSDFKAAHLAEHKIKKQSDTGLILELTQNPDILKAVGYDKTEQQIVVGFAAETQNIVTYGQDKLAKKHADMLVVNDVGQADSGFSSDNNAVTILMPDHEPEALGKASKIEIARDIIKRISALK